One Deltaproteobacteria bacterium genomic window, CCATCCCCAACTCATCCCGGGCGATCTTCTCCACCACAAAAGGATCGTGACGAGCCGATTTGATCTTCACCCTGAGTCCCCCGTTCTCCTTCACCAGGGCGGCGTTCTCCCGAACCCACCACTGACGGGCCTGTTCCATTCTATGCAACTGGAAAAGACTTTTATCCCCCAACAACGAGGTAAAAAGGAGAAAAACGGCGGAGAGAAAAGCAATCATCGCCAGGGCAAACTTTAGATTCCGCTGTTCACGGGCCGGGTTCTTCCTTTGACTTCCCCTGGACGAGCGTTGTTTCTTCATTTTCCCCTGACCGGATCAGTTCAGAATAAAATCCCGACCGGCCGATGTCAAAGCATCGAGCGTTGCCTCCGATGCGGCATCGATATAAAACCGGGCGACCGGTTCCGTCCCCGAGAGACGCATCAAGACCCAACTGCCGTCATCCAGAATCAACTTCATCCCGTCAATCGTCACCACTTGCGCGACCTTTCGGCCGGCAAAGGATACCGGAGGATCCGACATTTTTACGGCAAGGTTCTCTTTCACGGACGGTGTCAGTTTCAGGTTCACCCGGCGGGTCAGGACGGTACCCACTTTCTCGTAGATCGCTGCAAGAAGTTCCCCGACGGATTTTCCCTCCCGGGCCACCATCTCGGCCACCAGAAGACCGGCAAGAATTCCGTCTTTCTCCGGGACATGTCCCCGGATGGTGAGGCCGGAACTCTCCTCGCCTCCAATCACCACCTTTCCATGAGCGATCAGATCGCCGATATACTTGAATCCCACCGGGGTCTCATAAACCTTCCGGCCGTGAAGTTCCGCCACCCGGTCGATCAGGTGGGAAGAGGCCACGGACCGGGCTACCCCTCCTTCCCAGCCGCGGGTTCGGATCAAATAATCGAGGAGAAGGGCGATGATCATGTTCGCTTCGATATATTTTCCACCCCGATCAACGATCCCGAAGCGGTCGGCATCCCCGTCGGTTCCGAGGCCTAAGTCGAGCCCCTCTTCCCGGACGGCGGCAATCATCTC contains:
- a CDS encoding phosphoglucomutase/phosphomannomutase family protein; protein product: MAEIHFGTSGWRGVIADDFTFENVKVVTQAIADHIVESGLKSKGILIGYDPRFLSDRFAEAAASVLAGNGIQILLSDRDIPTPALSYEILQCAAAGAINFTASHNPSQYNGLKFSPAWGGPALPETTKRIEALARAGMVGKRFAFLPFEEGRKQGLIRFFDGRKAYLKRIRELVDFEVIRSSGLKVAVDPMFGTSRGYLDRLLEETGLKVRLLHNRRDPYFGGKPPEPSEEHIHEMIAAVREEGLDLGLGTDGDADRFGIVDRGGKYIEANMIIALLLDYLIRTRGWEGGVARSVASSHLIDRVAELHGRKVYETPVGFKYIGDLIAHGKVVIGGEESSGLTIRGHVPEKDGILAGLLVAEMVAREGKSVGELLAAIYEKVGTVLTRRVNLKLTPSVKENLAVKMSDPPVSFAGRKVAQVVTIDGMKLILDDGSWVLMRLSGTEPVARFYIDAASEATLDALTSAGRDFILN
- a CDS encoding septum formation initiator family protein, producing MKKQRSSRGSQRKNPAREQRNLKFALAMIAFLSAVFLLFTSLLGDKSLFQLHRMEQARQWWVRENAALVKENGGLRVKIKSARHDPFVVEKIARDELGMVRKDEIVYLFHSDRIHDVEGALSPKKDVP